A window of Pelomonas sp. SE-A7 genomic DNA:
AGCTTCGCTTCCTATCCACGGCATGAGTATTTCCGCCGCCTGCTGTGCCGACAGCTGGGCCAATGGGTGGAGGCCGGCGAATACCCGGACGACGGTGCCGGCCTGGCCCAGATCGTCCGCGGCGTCTGCTACGACAACGCCAAGCAGTACTTCGGACTCTGATTGATTGCCATGGCCGCCACCACCCTGCTCATCCATCCCGACGACGACATGCTGGTCGCCCTGGCCGATCTGGCCGAGGGCCAGACCGTCGACGACGCCGGCCAGGCGATCACGCTCTGCACGCCAGTCGCCGCCAAGCACAAGCTGGCTCGGCGCGACTTCGCGCCCGGCGAGGTGCTCAAGCTCTACGGCGTGCCGGTCGGCAAGGCCCTCCATGCGATCCGCCGCGGCGAAGCAGTCACGACCGAGAACCTGGTCCACCATGCTGCTGAACCCCGCCTCGACGGCAGTGCCATGAGCTGGCAGGCGCCCGATGTGAAGGCCTGGCAAGAGCAGACCTTTGAAGGCATCGTCCGCAAGGACGGCCGCGTGGCCACGGCCAACCATTGGCTGGTGTTCCCGCTGGTGTTCTGCGAGAACCGCAACATCGACCAGCTGCGCCAGGCGCTGGAGCGTCCCCTGGGCTATGCCGGCGACGAGCTGGCCGACTACACCCTGAGCCTGCTGGGCCACACGGCCAAGAGCAGCCGGCGCAACCGCCCCTTCCCCAATGTAGATGGCGTGCGCTTCATCACCCATGCCGGCGGCTGCGGTGGCACGCGGGCCGATGCCAAGCGGCTCTGCAAGCTGCTGGCGGCCTATGCCGACCATCCGAATGTGGCCGGTGTCACCGTGCTGAGCCTGGGTTGCCAGAACGCCCAGATCGCCATGTTCCGCGAGGCCCTGGCCGAGCAGAACCCGGCCTTCGACAAGCCCTGCCTGGTCTACGAGCAGCAGCAATGGGGCGACGAGCAAGCCATGATGAAGGCAGTGCTGCAGGACACCTTGAAAGCACTGACCGAAGCGAACGAGGTGCGACGCGAACCGGTGCCGCTGTCCAAGCTGAAGATAGGCGTCAAGTGCGGCGGCTCGGACGGCTTCTCGGGCATCACGGCCAATCCGGTCCTGGGCCTGGTCTCCGACCGCCTGGTGGCCCTGGGCGGCGCCTCGCTGCTGGCCGAGTTCCCCGAGCTCTGCGGCGTCGAGTCGGAGCTGATCTCGCGCTGCCAGAACCCGGCCGACCGCGAACGCTTCCTGGCCCTGATGAAGGACTTCGAGGCGCGGGCCCAGGCCGTGGGCGCCAGCCTGGCCGAGAACCCCAGCCCCGGCAATATCCGCGACGGCCTGATCACCGATGCAATGAAGTCGGCCGGCGCCGCGCGCAAGGGCGGTGGTTCGCCGGTGGTGGCCGTGCTGGACTACGGCGAGCAGGCCAGCAAGCCCGGCCTGTCCCTGCTCTGCACGCCGGGCAACGACGTCGAGTCGGTCACCGCCCTGGTCGCCTCGGGCGCGCAGCTGGTGCTTTTCACCACCGGCCTCGGCACGCCCACCGGCAATCCGATTGCGCCGGTGCTCAAGGTCTCGTCCAACACGCCGCTGGCTCGGCGCATGAGCGACCTGATCGACTTCGATTGCGGCCCGGTGCTGGAAGGCGTCTCGGCTGAGCAGACCGCCGAGCAATTGCTGGAGCTGGTGCGCCAGACCGCTGGCGGCGAATACGAATGCAAGGCCGAGCGGCTGCGCCAGTACGACTGGTTGTTCTGGAAGCAGGACATCTCGCTGTGAGCGGCCTGGCCATCAAGCTGCTGCAGTTCGGCCAGGGCGTGTTCCTGCGCGGCTTCGTCGAGGACTTTGTCCAGCAGCTCAACGAGCGCCAGGGCCTGGAGGCCGGCATCGTCATCGTGCGACCGACCAGCCGGTCCAAGGCACCGCTGATGGACGCGCCCTACCAGCTGCTGCTGCGCGGCCTGGACGACAAAGGCCAAGCAGTGAAAGTCTGGCGGCGGATTGACTGCGTGCAGCGCGAGCTGGACCTGGCACGGCATTGGCAGGACTTCGTCGACCTGGCCGGCGAGCCACTGCTGCGCTTCATCGTCTCCAACACCACCGAGGCCGGCATCACCGTCAACGACAGTGACCGCTTCGAGGACGCCCCGCCGGCCAGCTTTCCGGCCAAGCTGTGCCGCTGGCTGTTCGAGCGCTACTCGCGGGGCGGCGCCGGTCTTTATCTTCTGCCCTGCGAATTGATCGAGGCCAACGGGCCGGCCTTGAAGGGGGCGGTGCTGCATTTCGCCCGGCTCTGGTCGCTGGATCGGGGCTTCGAAAACTGGCTGGACCAGGACTGCCACTTTTGCTCGACGCTGGTTGATCGCATCGTCAGCGGCGCACCATCTGACGACGAGCGTGGACCACTTGAAGCGGAACTGGGCGGAGCCGACCCCTTCATGGTCTGCGCCGAGCCGTTCCACAGCTGGTTGATCGAAGGCGCGCCAGCCCTGGCCGAGGAGCTGAAGCTGACGGGCTCAGGCTTGAACATCGAGCTGGTCGCCGACCTGCGCCCCTACCGACATCGCAAGGTCGGCCTGCTCAACGGCGGCCACACCTTGCTGGTGCCGCTGGCCCTCTTGCTGGGCCACGAGACCGTCGGCGACGCAATGGACGACGCCGACCTGAGGGCCTTCGTCGAAGCCGCGCTGGCCGAAGAAATCATTCCCGCCCTGCCCTTGCCGGCCGACCGGCTGGCACCGTTTGCCGCCGCCACGCTGAGGCGTTTCCGCAACCCCTATGTGAAGCACAGGCTCGCCTCGATAGCGCTGAACAGCTGGTCCAAGTTCGCCACCCGCCTGCTGCCGCAGCTGCTGAGCACGCAGGCCAGGAACGGAACACCACCGCCACGCCTGGTGCTGGCCCTGGCCGCGACGATGCGGCTCTATCGCGATCCCATGATCGAATTGTCCGACGCGCCCGAGCACCTGGACTGGTTCCGCCAGCATCGCGAAGAGAGCTGGCAAGACCTGGCACGCGGCTGGCTCGCGAACCGGGGGTTGTGGGGCCAGGACCTGAACGAGTTGCCGGGCCTGGCAGAGTCTCTGACCCAAGGCTTGCTGCAGCTCGATGAGGTCGGCACTCGACAGGCGCTCACTATGATCGCGGCCCGACCATGAGCACCGCCGCCAAAGCCTCCGATCCCGTCTACCAGGCGCTGCGTCAGCGCATCCTGGCCCTGCAATTGGCGCCCGGCGAGCGCATCAACGAGAAAGAGCTGGCCGCCGAGTTCGGGCTCAGCCGCACGCCGGTGCACGAGGCGGTGCAGCGGCTGACCGAGGAAGGCCTGATCGAGATCCGGCCGCGCTCCGGCACCTTCGTCGCACGCATCCCGGTCCACGAGCTCGAGGAGGCCATGCTGGTACGCACGGCGCTGGAGCTGGCCATGATCGAACGCGCCGCCGCCCGGCTCACACCGCAGGCCCTGAAGCAGCTGGACGACTGGCTGGCCGAGCAGCGCCGCTGCGCCAAGCGCAGCGACCAGGCCGGCTTCCATCGCGCCGACGAGGGCTTCCATGCCTGCCTGGCCGAACTGGCCGGCTTCCCCGGGGTCTGGCGCACCATCGCCCAGGCCAAGACCCAGGTGGACCGGTTCCGCCGCCTGACCCTGCCCATCCAGGGCCGCATGCAGGAGGTGATTGCCGAGCACCAGGCCGTGGTCGAGGCCCTGCGCAGCGGCGCCCCGGACAAAGCAATGGCGGCCATGCGCCGCCATCTGGATCAGGTGCTGCCGGCG
This region includes:
- a CDS encoding altronate dehydratase family protein — translated: MAATTLLIHPDDDMLVALADLAEGQTVDDAGQAITLCTPVAAKHKLARRDFAPGEVLKLYGVPVGKALHAIRRGEAVTTENLVHHAAEPRLDGSAMSWQAPDVKAWQEQTFEGIVRKDGRVATANHWLVFPLVFCENRNIDQLRQALERPLGYAGDELADYTLSLLGHTAKSSRRNRPFPNVDGVRFITHAGGCGGTRADAKRLCKLLAAYADHPNVAGVTVLSLGCQNAQIAMFREALAEQNPAFDKPCLVYEQQQWGDEQAMMKAVLQDTLKALTEANEVRREPVPLSKLKIGVKCGGSDGFSGITANPVLGLVSDRLVALGGASLLAEFPELCGVESELISRCQNPADRERFLALMKDFEARAQAVGASLAENPSPGNIRDGLITDAMKSAGAARKGGGSPVVAVLDYGEQASKPGLSLLCTPGNDVESVTALVASGAQLVLFTTGLGTPTGNPIAPVLKVSSNTPLARRMSDLIDFDCGPVLEGVSAEQTAEQLLELVRQTAGGEYECKAERLRQYDWLFWKQDISL
- a CDS encoding tagaturonate reductase; the protein is MSGLAIKLLQFGQGVFLRGFVEDFVQQLNERQGLEAGIVIVRPTSRSKAPLMDAPYQLLLRGLDDKGQAVKVWRRIDCVQRELDLARHWQDFVDLAGEPLLRFIVSNTTEAGITVNDSDRFEDAPPASFPAKLCRWLFERYSRGGAGLYLLPCELIEANGPALKGAVLHFARLWSLDRGFENWLDQDCHFCSTLVDRIVSGAPSDDERGPLEAELGGADPFMVCAEPFHSWLIEGAPALAEELKLTGSGLNIELVADLRPYRHRKVGLLNGGHTLLVPLALLLGHETVGDAMDDADLRAFVEAALAEEIIPALPLPADRLAPFAAATLRRFRNPYVKHRLASIALNSWSKFATRLLPQLLSTQARNGTPPPRLVLALAATMRLYRDPMIELSDAPEHLDWFRQHREESWQDLARGWLANRGLWGQDLNELPGLAESLTQGLLQLDEVGTRQALTMIAARP
- a CDS encoding GntR family transcriptional regulator, which produces MSTAAKASDPVYQALRQRILALQLAPGERINEKELAAEFGLSRTPVHEAVQRLTEEGLIEIRPRSGTFVARIPVHELEEAMLVRTALELAMIERAAARLTPQALKQLDDWLAEQRRCAKRSDQAGFHRADEGFHACLAELAGFPGVWRTIAQAKTQVDRFRRLTLPIQGRMQEVIAEHQAVVEALRSGAPDKAMAAMRRHLDQVLPAIALTRSLQPDYFVNRPTA